The following are from one region of the Phormidium sp. PBR-2020 genome:
- a CDS encoding TrkA family potassium uptake protein, with translation MHRAFRQMLFGGVVFVCTIAVAVVGYVLLGWELIDAVYMVIITIFGVGYDEVNPIESNAEKIFTIFVIIAGTSSAVYIVGGFIQMVTEGEVHRALEAQRKTKGIEQLHHHSIICGFGRMGQILAKRLYQSRKPFVIIDRNPDLLETAESLGYLVQVGDAAEEEVLLSVGIERALFLAAVLPEDAVNVFVTLTARGLKQDITILARGEKPTTENKLRLAGANLVVLPAEIGALQMSNYITQPTAFEFFEQEEGGHTLNEMLAQIQLKLTEVDISQNSRLRGRSVGEVQIWGKGLFLVVALRYANGKTCSHPPASQTLSQGDTLMIIGHVEDLGKFTRYESR, from the coding sequence ATGCACCGTGCTTTTAGACAGATGCTCTTCGGCGGCGTTGTCTTTGTTTGCACGATCGCCGTCGCCGTGGTGGGCTATGTTCTCCTCGGTTGGGAGTTAATTGATGCGGTTTATATGGTGATCATCACCATTTTTGGGGTGGGGTACGACGAAGTCAATCCCATCGAATCCAACGCGGAAAAAATTTTTACGATTTTTGTCATTATTGCGGGGACATCATCGGCTGTTTACATCGTGGGAGGATTTATCCAAATGGTTACAGAGGGCGAAGTTCACCGGGCCCTGGAGGCTCAACGGAAAACGAAGGGAATTGAGCAATTGCACCATCACTCAATTATTTGCGGCTTTGGCCGCATGGGGCAAATTCTGGCCAAACGCCTCTATCAGTCCCGTAAACCCTTTGTGATCATTGACCGCAATCCTGATTTACTAGAAACGGCCGAATCCCTGGGTTATCTGGTACAAGTGGGGGATGCGGCCGAGGAGGAGGTGTTACTCTCGGTCGGGATTGAACGGGCCCTGTTTCTAGCCGCTGTCCTCCCGGAAGATGCGGTGAATGTGTTTGTCACTCTCACGGCTCGGGGACTCAAGCAAGACATTACCATTCTCGCCCGTGGGGAAAAACCCACTACAGAGAATAAACTACGCTTAGCGGGGGCAAATTTGGTGGTTCTGCCAGCGGAAATCGGTGCTTTGCAGATGAGTAACTATATCACGCAACCCACAGCCTTTGAGTTTTTTGAGCAGGAGGAGGGGGGCCATACCCTGAACGAGATGCTGGCCCAGATTCAACTGAAACTGACGGAAGTCGATATTAGCCAGAACTCTCGCCTACGGGGCCGTTCAGTGGGAGAAGTTCAGATTTGGGGCAAGGGGTTGTTTTTAGTGGTCGCCCTACGCTATGCCAATGGGAAAACTTGCTCCCACCCCCCAGCATCGCAGACCCTTAGCCAGGGCGATACCCTAATGATAATTGGACATGTCGAAGACTTGGGTAAGTTTACCCGCTATGAATCTAGGTAA
- the wecB gene encoding UDP-N-acetylglucosamine 2-epimerase (non-hydrolyzing) produces MSSPSLRVCITLGTRPEAIKLAPVIRCFQQSTEFETQVILTGQHREMVQQVMDLFQLSAQRDLDIMKPKQTLTDITRRSLQGLESVFQELRPDLVVVQGDTTTAFAAALAAFYQKIPVGHVEAGLRTDELFDPYPEEANRRLISQLTTLHFAPTTRAVENLRKSGVVGTIHHTGNTVIDALLSVAEQTPPCEVAGLDWTQRRVLLATVHRRENWGDRLKSIAEGFLGILDRVPDAAVLLPLHRNPTVREPLQRILAQHERVFLTEPLDYTALVGAIARCTLLLTDSGGLQEEAPALGKPVLVLRETTERPEAIEAGTAKLIGTESDRIVSEAVTLLQDSPAYATMANAVNPFGDGHASERILQIVSEYFQDLSIP; encoded by the coding sequence ATGTCGTCTCCGTCTCTCCGTGTCTGTATCACTCTAGGAACTCGCCCTGAAGCCATTAAGCTGGCTCCGGTGATTCGTTGCTTTCAACAATCTACTGAGTTTGAAACTCAGGTGATTTTGACCGGACAACATCGAGAAATGGTGCAGCAGGTGATGGATTTGTTTCAACTATCTGCCCAGCGAGATCTCGATATCATGAAACCTAAACAAACCCTCACGGACATTACCCGTCGCAGTTTGCAGGGATTGGAATCGGTTTTCCAAGAGTTACGGCCCGATTTGGTGGTGGTTCAGGGAGACACAACAACGGCATTTGCGGCGGCTCTGGCTGCATTCTATCAAAAAATACCGGTTGGTCATGTTGAGGCTGGGCTAAGAACCGATGAGTTGTTTGATCCCTATCCTGAGGAAGCCAACCGCCGTTTAATTTCTCAACTAACGACGTTGCATTTTGCGCCCACCACTCGGGCGGTGGAGAATTTACGCAAGTCGGGGGTGGTGGGGACGATTCATCATACAGGCAATACGGTCATTGATGCGCTGCTGTCGGTGGCAGAGCAAACTCCGCCCTGCGAGGTGGCGGGACTGGATTGGACTCAGAGGCGGGTGTTGTTGGCGACGGTACATCGGCGGGAGAATTGGGGCGATCGCCTCAAATCCATTGCTGAGGGCTTTTTAGGGATTCTTGATCGGGTTCCCGATGCGGCTGTGTTACTGCCATTACACCGCAATCCTACGGTACGTGAGCCGTTGCAGCGGATTTTGGCTCAGCATGAGCGGGTGTTTCTAACAGAACCCTTGGACTATACCGCCCTGGTGGGGGCGATCGCCCGTTGTACCCTTCTGTTGACCGACTCAGGAGGCCTCCAGGAGGAAGCCCCGGCCCTAGGAAAACCGGTATTAGTCCTTCGAGAAACCACAGAACGCCCCGAAGCCATTGAAGCGGGGACAGCGAAGCTGATTGGAACCGAGAGCGATCGCATCGTCTCGGAAGCGGTTACTCTCCTGCAAGATTCCCCGGCCTACGCCACGATGGCTAACGCGGTGAATCCCTTTGGGGACGGTCACGCGTCCGAACGGATTTTGCAAATTGTGTCAGAGTATTTTCAGGACCTCTCGATTCCCTAA
- a CDS encoding type IV pilus twitching motility protein PilT: MTQSQRPPVPPPPPGGGRRPPRPPAPPKSQRPPAAPPPPGQRPPTAPPPPAQRAAPGQRPPAAPAGPGQQASPRRAPGPSPGNPTIREIIQRAEKEGFSDVHVGVGEIPRYRARGDIAPTEWPETDLNTFMSWMRELMSDEEIRQFQENLDFDGAADLGFVRVRINAFDTLAGPAIVLRLIGAEILTLEQLRLPEVFKSISLDYHKGLILVTGPTGSGKSTTMAAMIDYINRNKAYHIITIEDPVEFVHKSKKSLIKHREVGTHTHKFFNALKAALREDPDLILVGEIRDKDTMNIALKAASTGHLVMGTLHTNSAVKTIERVMGMFPPAEQPAFRVALAESLVSIIAQGLCKTTDGKRAAFHDILIATDAIKEYVIQGKLDEITDVMLRSEFDGMTTMNKALFELYQEGRITEEIALDKSPTPNEMAQFLRGRV; the protein is encoded by the coding sequence ATGACACAATCTCAACGCCCCCCAGTTCCCCCACCCCCACCCGGTGGTGGCCGTCGTCCCCCCCGTCCTCCCGCTCCTCCCAAAAGCCAGCGTCCTCCCGCTGCACCGCCGCCACCCGGCCAACGCCCCCCCACAGCCCCGCCGCCCCCCGCTCAACGGGCAGCCCCCGGCCAGCGTCCTCCTGCTGCACCGGCCGGACCCGGCCAACAGGCCAGCCCTCGCCGTGCCCCCGGACCGAGTCCGGGTAATCCTACCATCCGTGAGATTATTCAACGGGCAGAGAAGGAAGGCTTTTCCGATGTTCACGTGGGTGTAGGTGAAATTCCCCGCTATCGCGCCCGGGGCGATATCGCCCCTACGGAATGGCCCGAAACCGATCTCAACACCTTCATGAGTTGGATGCGGGAACTGATGAGCGATGAAGAAATCCGTCAGTTCCAAGAAAACCTCGACTTCGACGGTGCAGCGGACTTAGGCTTTGTTCGGGTACGGATTAATGCCTTTGATACCCTAGCCGGACCAGCGATCGTTCTACGTCTAATTGGTGCCGAAATTCTCACCCTTGAACAACTCCGACTCCCGGAAGTCTTCAAAAGTATCAGCTTGGACTATCACAAAGGGCTGATTCTGGTCACCGGACCAACTGGATCTGGGAAATCCACTACCATGGCGGCCATGATTGACTATATCAATCGTAATAAGGCCTATCACATTATCACCATTGAAGACCCGGTTGAGTTTGTCCACAAAAGTAAAAAGTCCCTCATCAAACACCGGGAAGTTGGAACCCATACTCATAAATTCTTTAATGCCCTAAAAGCTGCTCTGCGGGAAGATCCAGACTTGATTTTGGTGGGAGAAATTCGCGATAAAGATACCATGAATATCGCCCTCAAAGCTGCCTCAACGGGTCACTTAGTCATGGGAACCTTGCACACCAACAGTGCCGTAAAAACCATCGAACGGGTCATGGGGATGTTCCCCCCGGCTGAACAGCCAGCCTTCCGAGTCGCTCTGGCGGAGTCTTTAGTCTCCATTATTGCCCAAGGTTTATGTAAAACAACCGACGGCAAACGGGCCGCCTTCCACGATATTCTCATTGCTACCGATGCTATCAAAGAATACGTCATTCAAGGCAAGCTCGACGAAATCACCGATGTAATGTTGCGCTCTGAGTTTGATGGTATGACCACCATGAATAAAGCCCTGTTTGAACTCTATCAAGAAGGTCGAATTACCGAAGAAATTGCCCTTGACAAGTCCCCCACTCCCAATGAAATGGCTCAGTTCCTCCGAGGTCGGGTTTAG
- a CDS encoding circadian clock KaiB family protein: protein MGSAEPFKGLALFTPGGDVVYAVDPHHRDRWHLQLCVAVQEVLGLPEPPHFLVPCYSATVDRYLNPHTQRLETIAEAMFAVWRYRGLLNQLFELESVSWELKPSSLELCNPLALESYRPQFPELWQNHDLVLQVGRQGHDPAILNPADADTSGYVFRLFIRGDSPTTEETLLRLHETLDRALGHPYTLKVIDVLKHPQQTELDRVSATPTLIRIWPQPIRRIVGEMNDLDFIFKLINN from the coding sequence TTGGGGAGCGCCGAACCATTTAAGGGGTTAGCCCTCTTTACACCCGGTGGGGACGTCGTCTATGCCGTCGACCCCCACCATCGCGATCGCTGGCATCTCCAACTCTGTGTGGCGGTTCAGGAGGTTTTAGGACTTCCCGAGCCGCCACATTTTCTCGTGCCTTGTTATAGTGCCACCGTCGATCGCTATCTCAACCCGCACACCCAACGCCTCGAAACCATTGCCGAAGCCATGTTCGCCGTCTGGCGGTATCGAGGCTTACTCAACCAGCTATTTGAATTAGAGTCCGTCTCCTGGGAGTTAAAACCCAGTTCCCTCGAACTCTGTAACCCCCTAGCTCTGGAGAGTTACCGTCCACAGTTTCCCGAACTCTGGCAAAATCATGATCTCGTCTTGCAAGTGGGACGTCAGGGCCATGACCCAGCGATCCTCAACCCCGCCGATGCAGACACCAGTGGCTACGTCTTCCGTCTCTTCATCCGTGGCGACAGTCCCACCACCGAAGAGACCCTACTCCGCCTACATGAGACCCTCGATCGCGCCCTCGGTCATCCCTATACCCTCAAAGTGATTGATGTTCTCAAGCACCCCCAACAAACGGAACTTGATCGCGTCTCAGCCACCCCCACCCTCATCCGCATCTGGCCCCAACCCATCCGACGCATTGTCGGCGAAATGAACGATCTCGACTTCATCTTCAAACTGATCAATAATTGA
- a CDS encoding DUF3192 domain-containing protein: MPSPTMHHQTWIPLLTLVLGLIPQAVIAQSSPRLTPEDCRRLEVGMSETELNRILQELNIEPERDPGSPGNSLWRWMDDNSGAVLLAVLRNQQLAQLSCFGVRPATPESQDNHQLCAQVEMGMSLEEVRQRLGSPGEMVPTDSMFSEGLLWQWENPARQEVAILAFSNFDALSGKTCLVSQSESEQGLQIPNFVEQPNWVVEVPQR; the protein is encoded by the coding sequence TTGCCTTCCCCTACCATGCACCATCAAACCTGGATTCCCCTCCTAACCCTTGTCCTCGGACTCATCCCCCAAGCCGTCATCGCCCAATCCTCCCCCCGTCTAACCCCGGAAGACTGCCGACGCTTAGAAGTCGGCATGAGCGAAACGGAACTCAATCGCATTTTGCAGGAATTAAACATTGAGCCAGAACGAGACCCCGGCTCCCCCGGAAATAGTCTCTGGCGTTGGATGGACGACAACAGTGGAGCGGTGTTACTGGCGGTACTACGTAATCAGCAACTTGCTCAACTCTCCTGCTTTGGAGTTCGCCCCGCCACCCCAGAGTCCCAAGACAATCATCAACTCTGCGCTCAAGTGGAAATGGGGATGAGCTTAGAGGAAGTGCGACAGCGTCTGGGGTCCCCAGGGGAGATGGTTCCCACCGATAGTATGTTCTCAGAAGGACTCTTGTGGCAATGGGAAAATCCAGCTCGTCAGGAAGTGGCGATTCTAGCCTTCTCCAATTTCGATGCTTTGTCCGGCAAAACCTGCTTGGTGAGCCAAAGTGAGTCAGAGCAGGGTTTGCAAATTCCCAACTTTGTCGAACAGCCTAACTGGGTCGTCGAGGTTCCACAACGCTAA
- a CDS encoding SDR family oxidoreductase, producing MTSSQGQLALITGASSGIGKATALAFAEAGINLALLSRSQDKLEQVAIAARKFGVTADVFPCDLLEVEQLRDRFATLAQKLGKIDILVNNAGIGYINSLSDTPLADWERVFRLNVTSVVESTCGILPTMRANGGGIIINVSSIAGKQAFPNWGAYSASKFAMMGFSQTLAAEEREHGIRVTTVCPGAVNTPIWDTETMDQAGFDRNSMLTPEAVAQAILQAVQLPQGAVLEEVTIMPSGGAF from the coding sequence ATGACCTCCAGCCAAGGACAACTTGCCCTCATTACCGGAGCCAGTAGCGGCATTGGTAAAGCCACCGCCCTGGCCTTTGCTGAAGCGGGGATTAATCTGGCCCTGCTCAGTCGCTCCCAGGATAAACTCGAACAGGTGGCGATCGCCGCCCGTAAGTTCGGCGTCACAGCCGATGTGTTCCCCTGCGACTTGCTCGAAGTCGAACAACTGCGCGATCGCTTCGCCACCCTGGCCCAGAAGTTAGGCAAAATTGATATCCTCGTCAACAACGCCGGAATTGGCTATATCAATAGCCTCAGCGACACCCCTCTAGCGGATTGGGAACGGGTCTTCCGCCTCAATGTCACCAGTGTTGTTGAGTCCACCTGCGGCATCCTCCCCACCATGCGAGCCAATGGCGGCGGCATCATCATCAATGTTTCCTCCATCGCCGGAAAACAGGCCTTTCCCAACTGGGGGGCCTATTCCGCCAGTAAATTTGCCATGATGGGCTTCTCCCAAACCCTGGCCGCCGAGGAACGGGAGCATGGCATTCGCGTCACCACCGTTTGTCCAGGGGCCGTCAACACCCCCATCTGGGACACGGAAACCATGGATCAAGCCGGGTTCGATCGCAACAGTATGCTCACCCCCGAAGCCGTCGCCCAAGCCATCCTACAAGCGGTACAACTCCCACAAGGAGCTGTGCTGGAGGAGGTAACGATTATGCCCAGTGGTGGTGCGTTCTAG
- a CDS encoding ROK family protein yields MQSNVIGIDLGGTAIKLGQFTREGDCLRQLQVATPQPASPEAVLGAIAAAVAELDPTGTSLALGLGTPGPTDAAGRIARVAINLARWQNVPVAEVLEQQTGRPTILANDANCAGLGEAWLGAGRDVQNLILLTLGTGVGGAIILDGQLFVGRHGTAGELGLITLNPQGPPCNSGNQGSLEQYASVQAIRRETGLEPHELAANAEAGDGGAIAYWQQYGQRLGAGLASLVYVLTPEAILLGGGIAAAAPLFLGATEAELQRRVLPSSREGLSLRLAELGNRAGMVGAAQLAWQLLARNAS; encoded by the coding sequence ATGCAATCCAATGTCATTGGCATCGATCTCGGCGGAACCGCCATTAAATTAGGACAGTTTACCCGTGAGGGAGACTGTTTACGCCAGTTACAGGTGGCCACACCGCAGCCGGCGAGTCCTGAAGCGGTGTTGGGGGCGATCGCCGCAGCGGTGGCAGAACTTGACCCCACCGGAACCAGTCTGGCTCTGGGGTTGGGAACTCCTGGGCCCACGGATGCCGCCGGACGTATTGCGCGGGTGGCCATTAACTTAGCCCGTTGGCAGAATGTGCCGGTGGCTGAGGTGTTAGAACAGCAGACGGGACGGCCGACAATTTTGGCGAATGATGCCAATTGTGCCGGATTGGGAGAGGCCTGGCTCGGTGCGGGCAGGGATGTGCAGAATTTGATTCTCTTGACCCTGGGAACCGGGGTGGGGGGAGCGATTATCCTTGATGGCCAGCTCTTTGTGGGGCGTCACGGGACGGCGGGAGAGTTGGGGTTGATTACCCTCAATCCCCAGGGTCCCCCCTGTAATAGCGGCAATCAGGGGTCCTTAGAACAATATGCTTCAGTCCAGGCGATTCGTCGTGAGACGGGGTTAGAGCCTCATGAGCTAGCTGCTAACGCTGAGGCGGGGGATGGGGGGGCGATCGCCTATTGGCAGCAGTATGGACAACGCTTGGGGGCGGGCTTAGCCAGTTTAGTTTATGTACTGACCCCCGAGGCGATTCTCCTCGGGGGGGGCATTGCAGCGGCGGCTCCCTTGTTTTTAGGGGCCACCGAGGCCGAATTACAACGGCGAGTCTTGCCCAGTTCTCGGGAGGGACTCAGCCTGCGACTGGCCGAGTTGGGCAATCGGGCGGGGATGGTGGGAGCGGCCCAACTAGCCTGGCAGTTGTTGGCGAGGAACGCCTCCTAG
- a CDS encoding DUF3593 domain-containing protein encodes MTLKDMLFAVSLFPYLGFLYFLTRSPETPRLALIGFYLLLLFVVVTIPAGIYAQVELGESLANVDWLHGSAEFFLTLSNLVVVLGFREALKDTLGTTETTSSPDES; translated from the coding sequence ATGACACTCAAGGATATGCTGTTCGCTGTTTCCCTATTTCCCTATTTGGGGTTTCTCTACTTTCTGACGCGATCGCCCGAAACGCCTCGTTTGGCGCTGATTGGCTTCTATCTGTTACTGTTATTCGTTGTGGTGACGATTCCAGCGGGGATTTATGCCCAGGTGGAGTTGGGTGAAAGCCTGGCGAATGTGGATTGGCTCCATGGTAGTGCTGAGTTTTTCCTGACCCTGTCCAACTTGGTGGTGGTATTGGGATTTCGCGAGGCCCTCAAGGACACCCTGGGAACCACGGAGACCACTTCTTCCCCGGATGAGTCCTAA
- a CDS encoding superoxide dismutase, protein MAFTLPELPYAKDALAPHISAQTLEFHHGKHHAGYVNKLNAAIEGTDLAGKSLEDIIKATAGNPEKSGVFNNAAQVWNHSFYWQCMKPGGGGQPSGALAEKINAQFGSFDKLVAELKAAGGGQFGSGWAWLVQDGDSLKVVKTLNAENPITQGLKPLLTIDVWEHAYYLDYQNKRPDYLDTFLSSLVNWDFVASQMS, encoded by the coding sequence ATGGCATTCACACTTCCTGAACTACCCTACGCTAAAGACGCACTAGCTCCCCATATTTCCGCGCAGACCCTAGAATTTCACCATGGCAAGCACCATGCTGGGTATGTCAACAAACTCAACGCCGCCATTGAAGGAACGGACCTTGCGGGTAAATCCTTAGAAGATATCATCAAAGCCACCGCCGGCAATCCTGAGAAATCTGGAGTCTTCAACAACGCCGCTCAGGTGTGGAACCACAGCTTCTACTGGCAGTGCATGAAACCCGGTGGCGGTGGTCAACCCAGCGGCGCCCTCGCTGAAAAAATCAACGCCCAATTTGGCAGCTTCGACAAATTGGTTGCCGAACTCAAAGCCGCTGGTGGCGGTCAGTTCGGGAGCGGTTGGGCTTGGCTGGTACAAGATGGCGACAGCCTGAAAGTGGTCAAAACCCTCAACGCTGAGAACCCCATCACCCAAGGACTCAAGCCTCTGCTGACCATCGATGTTTGGGAACACGCCTACTATCTCGACTACCAAAACAAACGTCCTGATTACCTAGACACCTTCCTCAGCAGCCTCGTCAACTGGGACTTCGTCGCCAGCCAAATGAGCTAG
- the ppk1 gene encoding polyphosphate kinase 1: MAKTKKSVSDSSSKTAKASPVKAEALQQPQHYFNRELSWLEFNYRVLYEALDDRTPLLERLKFMAIVSMNLDEFFMVRVAGLKQQVKAEVRKLTPDGRSPQKQLNDISDRLHPIFAEQHQHFQMTLRPLLAEQGIYLLDYIDLNQEQRAYLQTYFEEKIFPVLTPLAVDPGHPFPFISNLSLNLAVVVKDPEIDQEHFARVKVPKVLPRFIELPNDSDGDSNPEDMTWIGVPLEQVIAHNLEALFPGMNIQEYHPFRITRNADIAVEEDEADDLLLAIEQELRKRRWGGSVVRMEVPSTLSPEVRDMLMRELSLGPEDVYEVEGLLGLGDVMSFMGLPRPELKDIPWTPVIPARLQRFSDADFDLNQSGNDADGDLFAEIRERGDVLFHHPYHSFTATVQHFITTAAHDPDVLAIKMTLYRTSGDSPIIHSLIDAAENGKQVAVLVELKARFDEENNILWAKKLEQAGVHVVYGLVGLKTHTKISMVVRQEKQHIRRYVHIGTGNYNPKTAKLYTDLGILTCNDAIGADLTDLFNHLTGYSRQRSYRKLLVAPVNMRDRMEALIRQEINHAKQGGTGRIVAKMNALVDPSLIATLYEASQVGVQIDLIVRGICCLRPGIEGLSENIRVISVIGRFLEHSRIFYFYNEGQEQVFIGSADWMPRNLNRRVEAVVPVENPLIAKDLQEILGIMLSDNRQAWELQPDGSYRQRRPSEDGVAQGSHEILMQMARTN, translated from the coding sequence ATGGCCAAGACAAAGAAATCCGTCTCAGATTCATCGAGTAAAACCGCCAAAGCAAGTCCCGTTAAAGCCGAAGCCCTGCAACAACCGCAGCATTACTTTAACCGGGAATTGAGCTGGCTGGAATTTAACTATCGGGTTCTTTACGAAGCCCTCGATGATCGCACTCCCCTGCTTGAACGACTCAAGTTCATGGCCATCGTCAGTATGAACTTAGACGAGTTCTTTATGGTGCGGGTGGCAGGACTCAAACAACAGGTCAAAGCCGAAGTCCGCAAACTGACCCCTGATGGCCGCAGTCCCCAAAAGCAACTGAATGACATCAGCGATCGCCTCCATCCCATCTTCGCCGAACAACATCAGCATTTTCAGATGACACTACGGCCCCTACTGGCCGAACAAGGGATTTATCTGCTCGACTATATCGACCTCAACCAAGAACAACGGGCCTACCTACAAACCTACTTCGAGGAGAAAATTTTTCCCGTCCTTACTCCCCTAGCCGTCGATCCCGGTCACCCCTTCCCCTTCATTTCTAACCTCAGTCTGAACTTAGCCGTCGTCGTCAAAGATCCTGAAATCGATCAAGAACACTTTGCCCGCGTTAAAGTGCCCAAAGTGCTTCCCCGCTTTATTGAACTTCCCAATGACTCCGATGGCGACTCTAACCCCGAGGATATGACCTGGATTGGGGTTCCCCTAGAACAAGTCATCGCCCATAACCTAGAAGCCCTGTTCCCAGGGATGAACATCCAAGAATATCACCCCTTCCGCATTACCCGTAACGCCGATATTGCCGTTGAGGAAGACGAAGCCGACGACCTACTGCTGGCCATTGAACAGGAACTGCGGAAACGACGCTGGGGCGGGTCTGTGGTGCGTATGGAAGTCCCCTCGACTCTCTCCCCTGAAGTCCGAGATATGTTGATGCGGGAGTTATCTTTGGGGCCCGAAGACGTCTATGAGGTCGAAGGTCTCCTCGGATTAGGGGATGTCATGTCCTTTATGGGACTCCCGAGACCGGAACTCAAAGATATTCCCTGGACCCCCGTCATTCCCGCTCGCTTGCAGCGGTTTAGTGATGCGGATTTTGACCTGAACCAATCGGGGAATGATGCCGACGGCGATCTATTTGCAGAAATTCGGGAACGGGGCGATGTCCTCTTTCATCATCCCTACCACTCCTTTACCGCCACGGTTCAACATTTTATTACCACCGCCGCCCATGACCCAGATGTGTTGGCCATCAAAATGACCCTCTATCGCACCTCCGGGGACTCACCAATTATTCATTCCCTGATTGATGCGGCTGAAAATGGCAAACAAGTGGCTGTTTTAGTGGAACTCAAGGCCCGATTTGATGAGGAAAATAATATCCTCTGGGCGAAAAAGTTAGAACAGGCTGGGGTTCACGTGGTCTATGGATTGGTGGGCCTCAAAACCCATACCAAAATTTCTATGGTGGTGCGACAGGAGAAACAGCATATCCGTCGCTATGTCCATATTGGAACGGGGAATTACAACCCCAAAACCGCCAAACTTTATACAGACTTGGGGATTCTCACCTGTAACGATGCCATTGGGGCAGACTTAACGGATTTGTTTAACCACCTCACCGGCTACTCCCGCCAGCGGTCCTATCGTAAACTCTTGGTAGCGCCGGTCAATATGCGCGATCGCATGGAGGCTCTGATTCGCCAGGAGATTAATCATGCTAAACAGGGCGGGACTGGACGCATTGTGGCCAAAATGAACGCCCTCGTCGATCCGAGTTTGATTGCGACGCTCTATGAAGCATCTCAGGTGGGGGTGCAAATTGATCTAATCGTCCGAGGGATTTGTTGTCTGCGCCCTGGTATTGAGGGATTGAGCGAGAATATCCGCGTCATTAGTGTAATTGGGCGCTTTTTAGAACATTCACGCATCTTTTACTTCTATAATGAGGGACAAGAGCAGGTGTTTATTGGCAGTGCCGACTGGATGCCCCGAAACTTAAATCGCCGAGTTGAGGCGGTGGTTCCGGTGGAAAATCCCCTCATCGCCAAGGACTTACAAGAAATCCTGGGCATTATGCTCTCGGATAATCGTCAGGCTTGGGAACTACAGCCAGATGGCTCGTACCGTCAACGCCGTCCCAGCGAGGATGGGGTGGCTCAAGGCTCTCATGAGATTCTCATGCAGATGGCAAGGACTAATTAG